GTACTTCCGGCAGGTGATCGGGATCTTCCGGCAGAAGGGCGTGCCTTTGGTGGCCTGCTTCTGGGCCGGCACCGTGGCCCTCTTCGTGCTCTTCGGCGTGCTCTTCTTCCTCTCGGAGCACCTGGAGAACGCCCACGGCATCGACGGCGTGCCCAAGGGCGTGCGCATCATGTGGCCGGTGCTGGCCATGTCGGTGGTCTCCTTCAGCTCGGGGCTCTACCTGCAGAACCACAAGGGCCTGCTGAAGCCGGCGGTGATCGCCGGGCTGATCATGGCCATCGGCGGGACGCTGCTCATCGCCTTCATCCGGGTGGACTGGGCCTTCTACACGGGCCTGGTCATCGCCGGGCTGGGCACCGGGCTGCAGCTTCCGGGGCTGAACAACCTGATCACCTCGTCGGCCCGGTCCGAGCAGCGGGCGATGATCACCTCCATCTACGGTGCCGTGCGCTTCATCGGCGTCGCCTTCGGCCCGCCCATCTACGGCGCGCTGATGCGCCGCAGCGAGGCGGTGCCCTTCTGGTTCTCCGCCGGGGTCCTGGCCTCGTCGCTGGCCGCCACGCTCCTCCTCATCCGGCCGGAGCAGCTGGTGGAGGAGGAGGGCGAGGAGGAGGAGGCCGGCGGGGCGGAGACCGGGGGGAAGCGGGGCGGACCCGGCCGGACCGTCGAGATCCCTCCCTGGGAGCCGCCCGCCGACGTGCCCCTGGGCACCCGGGCGCCGCTGCATTGATGTGCAGACCGGGGATACAGGGATGGGCGGGGGAAAGGGCGAACTCTTACGGAAAGTGCAACCGTGGAGGGAGCCGCATGGACGTGGCCCTGCTGGCCGACCTGTGGGAGGAGAATCAGGAGCACCTGAAGCAGCACCTGGGCGAGTCGACGCAGGAAGCGTTCGGCGCCCGCTGGGTGCTCATGCCCTCCGCGCCCTATCCGCGCTACAACCACGTGGGCTACATCCGCGTGGGCTGCGACGAGGCGGAGGAGCTGATCGCCGCGGCGCGCGTCTACTTCCGGGAGCAGGGGCTCCCCCAGGTCGCGTTCCTGACGACCCCGGCCACGCAGCCGGCCGACCTGGCGCAGCGGCTGCTGCGGCAGGGGTACCGGAGCGAGGCGGTCCCCGTGATGGTGTGGGACGGCACCCCGCTGCCGCTGCCCCGCCGTCCGGACCTCAGGGTGGTGCGGCTGCGGCAGGGCGACTTCGAGCTGTTCTGGCAGGTGATGCGCCAGGTCTTCTTCCCCGGCGCCACCGGCGGCTACCTGGCGGCCGGGCGGAAGGGGGTCGAGGTGGCCGACGCCCTGGGCGCCTTCCACTACGTGGCCTTCCTGGGCGGGCGGCCCGTCGGCGGCGGCACGCTCTACCGGCGGGGCCGGATGGGGGGCATCTACAACCTCTGCACCCTGCCGGCCTACCAGCGGCTGGGCGTGGCTACGGAGGTGCTGCGGACGGCGATCGCCGACGCGCTGGAGAACGGCTGCGACTACGTGGGCCTGACCCCCACGGCCATGGGCCGCCGGCTCTACCAGCGGCTGGGCTTCCGCGACGTGTACCACGAGATCTACCTGTCGCAGCGGTTCCAGCGGCCCGAGGAGCGGTGGCGCGTTCACTGAGCGGTCCCGGCCGGACGGGCCTATGGTATGATGTGGTTATGAATCCCCTCCAGAGGAAGGCGGTCACCCGATGAACGAGACCTTCTATCCGGCACAACCCGCACCCTCGTCCGGTCTCAAGGGCATCAACTTCGTCACGCTGTTGGCGCTCCTGGTGGCGGTCATCGCCCTGGCCAGCAGCATGCTCTCCGCCATGAACATGCAGTACGCGGTGACGCCCGAGTCCATCCGGATCCGCAGCGGCTTCAGCACCAAGGAGATCCCGCTGGATGCGGTCACGGACGTCTGGCGGCCCGACCGGCTGACCGGCGGCGTGCGCCTCTTCGGCACGGCCACGTCCAACCTGCGGACGGGGCGCTTCCGCTTCAATGAGACCGGCGACATCACGCTCTACGCGACGAAGCTGGACTCGCTGGTGGTGATCGACGTCTCCGACGCCCGCTACGGGCTCACCCCTGTGGATCCCGAGCGGCTGATGGAAGCCATCGAGACCCGGTCGCCCGGAACGTTCCAGCCCGCGGGCGGAACGGGGCGGGCCACCGCCTCGATGCTGATCCCGCTGGCGCTGGTGGCGGTGGCCGCCGTGTCCGCGCTGTACGTCACGGGCGCGGTGGGCCGCTTCCCGAAGGCGCTCCGGTACGAACTGGGGCCTGACGGGGTGACGATCCGCACCGGCCTGAGCCCGGTCCGCATCGGCTACGACGAGCTGGAGCGGGTGGAGGTGGCCTCGCCGAAGGGGTTCCCGCTGCGCCTCTACGGTACGGCGGTGGGCAGCCTCCTCTGGGGCCGGTTCCGGTGGCCCGACGCCGGCCCGAACCTGCGGCTGTACGCCACGCGCATCAAGCCGCTGGTGCTGATGCACCTGCGCGACGGCCGGACCTTCGGGATCACGCCGGAGGAGGACGAGCGGTTCGTAGAGGCGGTCCGGCAGCGGATGCGGTGATCGTTGGATTCGGCGCTCGCGCCCGGCAGGCCGGCAGCACGCGCCGTGCCGGAGACAGCGAAGATCAGCGGCCGACAAGCAGTCTTAGACAGAGAGGAGCGGCATCGGCATGCAGGGACGGACGGGGCTCCTGACGCTTCTGCGGGAGTACAGCTGGGACCGGGAGGGCTGGTTCGCACCGCTGGAGGCGGCGCTGGAAGGCGTGACGGCCCGCGAGGCGGCCTGGCAGCCGCCCGGCGGCGGCAACACGATCTGGCAGACCCTGAGGCACCTGAACTTCTGGAACGAGTTCATGTGGCACCGCATCACCGGCACCCCAGGCGGCCCTGCGATGACCGCCAACGAGGAGACCTTCGGCCCGGCGGCAGGCCCGGAAGCGGAGGACGCGTGGCAGGCGGAGGTCGCCCGGGCCCGCGACCTGGCCCGGCGGCTCCGGGAGGCCGTCGCGAACCTGTCCGAGGACGACCTGGAGAAGCCGCTCCAGGACATGGGAACTGTTGCGGAATCCCTGGCCGCATGGGTGATGCACGACACCTACCACACGGGGCAGATCGTGCTGATCCGCAAGATGCAGGGCTCCTGGCCGGCGACGCGGTAACCGGCCAATCGCACCAGGGCGGCCATCCTGATGTTGCACCCTGTTCCTTCGGCGCTCATACCCTGCACCGAAGGCCGCGCACGGCGCGGCCTTCAAGCGCAGGGAGAGGAGGCCGGGCGTGATCCAGGAGTTGCGCGCCTACGCCGGGGTGCTGCGCCATCCGCTGGCCGGGCGCACCGCAAAGCCCCGGAGCGTAGGGCAGACGATGGTCATCGACAAGGGGCTGGGACTCGACCAGACCCGGGCCCTGCTGGAGCTGGCAGGGGAGTACATCGACTACATCAAGCTGGGCTTCGGCACGGCCGCCCTCTACCCGGAAAGGATGCTCCGGGAGAAGGTGGCCCTGATTCGCGCGCACGGCGTGGAGCCTTACCCGGGCGGGACGTTCCTCGAGGTGGCCGTGCTCCAGGGCCGGCTGGAGGCGTACCTGG
The Symbiobacterium terraclitae genome window above contains:
- a CDS encoding PH domain-containing protein, whose product is MNETFYPAQPAPSSGLKGINFVTLLALLVAVIALASSMLSAMNMQYAVTPESIRIRSGFSTKEIPLDAVTDVWRPDRLTGGVRLFGTATSNLRTGRFRFNETGDITLYATKLDSLVVIDVSDARYGLTPVDPERLMEAIETRSPGTFQPAGGTGRATASMLIPLALVAVAAVSALYVTGAVGRFPKALRYELGPDGVTIRTGLSPVRIGYDELERVEVASPKGFPLRLYGTAVGSLLWGRFRWPDAGPNLRLYATRIKPLVLMHLRDGRTFGITPEEDERFVEAVRQRMR
- a CDS encoding MFS transporter produces the protein MGQLKAPAGPNRWLQLAALCTVPLIMVLGNSMLIPVLPDMGRVMNISKATTGLAVTAFSLSAGVAIAVAGFLADRYGRKLVVVPSLVLYGLGGIVSGLAGWRLGAGGFTMVMVGRVIQGIGAAGTAPVAMAFVGDLFRGGSRVTALGIFEASNGLGKVISPILGALIGQVFVWWAVFFAYALLAIPFALGVWFLTREPRRQKAPPAREYFRQVIGIFRQKGVPLVACFWAGTVALFVLFGVLFFLSEHLENAHGIDGVPKGVRIMWPVLAMSVVSFSSGLYLQNHKGLLKPAVIAGLIMAIGGTLLIAFIRVDWAFYTGLVIAGLGTGLQLPGLNNLITSSARSEQRAMITSIYGAVRFIGVAFGPPIYGALMRRSEAVPFWFSAGVLASSLAATLLLIRPEQLVEEEGEEEEAGGAETGGKRGGPGRTVEIPPWEPPADVPLGTRAPLH
- a CDS encoding DinB family protein, which encodes MQGRTGLLTLLREYSWDREGWFAPLEAALEGVTAREAAWQPPGGGNTIWQTLRHLNFWNEFMWHRITGTPGGPAMTANEETFGPAAGPEAEDAWQAEVARARDLARRLREAVANLSEDDLEKPLQDMGTVAESLAAWVMHDTYHTGQIVLIRKMQGSWPATR
- a CDS encoding GNAT family N-acetyltransferase, whose product is MDVALLADLWEENQEHLKQHLGESTQEAFGARWVLMPSAPYPRYNHVGYIRVGCDEAEELIAAARVYFREQGLPQVAFLTTPATQPADLAQRLLRQGYRSEAVPVMVWDGTPLPLPRRPDLRVVRLRQGDFELFWQVMRQVFFPGATGGYLAAGRKGVEVADALGAFHYVAFLGGRPVGGGTLYRRGRMGGIYNLCTLPAYQRLGVATEVLRTAIADALENGCDYVGLTPTAMGRRLYQRLGFRDVYHEIYLSQRFQRPEERWRVH